A genome region from Salvia splendens isolate huo1 chromosome 19, SspV2, whole genome shotgun sequence includes the following:
- the LOC121778442 gene encoding uncharacterized protein LOC121778442, with translation MLRVSMATHLFMLGNYGRCNFDLGGCWSGYGKEKMSHARALSTATGNAASKKTRLSISPLASSALAESRNSSAANFYKEVLEAARDKFTREISFQSKDKDISLAKALLYVGAEDEAFLAFNREIDICSAHNERRDTSLLCDGKGRENVEAMSMADKNINEWLAELDAISRGCHLAEVLEAVNKVLFESRSFRRSPVIVDPKCSYLHSALSSGCASGAIQDNFRAQLVWGRQREVCGGSTI, from the exons atgctGCGTGTTTCCATGGCTACGCATCTGTTCATGTTGGGGAACTATGGAAG GTGTAATTTTGATCTTGGTGGATGTTGGAGTGGTTATGGGAAAGAAAAGATGAGCCATGCCCGTGCATTGTCTACGGCTACTGGAAATGCTGCGTCCAAGAAGACGAGGTTGAGCATTTCACCTCTAGCTTCTTCTGCTCTGGCAGAGTCCCGTAATTCGTCTGCAGCCAACTTCTACAAAGAG GTTCTTGAAGCTGCTAGAGATAAATTTACACGTGAGATCTCTTTTCAGTCTAAAGACAAAGATATCTCGCTTGCAAAG GCGTTGCTTTATGTTGGGGCTGAGGATGAGGCATTTTTGGCGTTCAATCGTGAGATTGACATCTGTTCCGCCCACAATGAAAGGAGAGATACGTCACTGCTTTGTGACGGTAAAGGGAGGGAAAACGTGGAGGCTATGTCAATGGCTGATAAGAATATAAATGAGTGGTTGGCGGAGCTGGATGCCATTTCAAGAGGATGTCATTTGGCTGAAGTTCTGGAAGCAGTGAACAAAGTCCTTTTTGAGTCGAGAAGTTTTAGAAGGTCACCTGTCATCGTGGATCCAAAGTGTTCGTATTTGCACTCTGCTTTAAGCTCTGGGTGTGCCAGTG GAGCTATTCAAGATAACTTCCGGGCACAGCTTGTTTGGGGTCGTCAACGGGAAGTGTGTGGAGGATCCACGATCTAA
- the LOC121779188 gene encoding uncharacterized protein LOC121779188 — translation MNHGLMLTSPLRSVHKSEEKFNQDGSPEMPLLRPQELRLAIMASERLLILQPHNWCLRRDYGMLLYYKREYEAVVQELSICMAFAPEEEAEVLEPFVEKLHLMRLETSWKSLGQKGRLTIP, via the exons ATGAACCACGGGCTGATGTTGACTTCTCCGCTGAGATCAGTTCATAAATCCGAGGAGAAGTTCAACCAAGATGGTAGTCCAGAAATGCCTTTGTTGCGGCCTCAGGAACTAAG GCTCGCCATCATGGCTTCAGAGAGATTGCTAATCCTTCAGCCGCACAACTGGTGTTTGAGAAGAGATTACGGGATGCTGCTGTACTATAAAAG AGAATATGAGGCTGTGGTCCAAGAGCTGAGCATCTGCATGGCTTTCGCACCAGAAGAGGAGGCGGAAGTCTTGGAGCCTTTCGTTGAAAAGCTGCACCTCATGCGGCTTGAAACGTCGTGGAAATCGCTGGGGCAGAAAGGCAGGCTAACAATTCCATGA
- the LOC121778558 gene encoding DNA-directed RNA polymerase III subunit rpc6-like produces the protein MNRAAVTLGRNKRPRESSRLSGDEQSILDLILSKEGSGIQPREIKYQLKIPDPVITKATKALLANGKIKEVKGIQRGGAARKILMGVEFKPADVVSGGIWYEDGKIDTGFVDVLRRFCRTQVMKSKVATVEGLHKAVSEGKVATVEIPKPQLTELLTSMVLDNELVEVKSTGFGLFFRIPIGETCYKLPSAAAGGAKKDSVTGKFASIPCGSCPRIAVCTPDGVVSPTTCVYYNQWLDIKL, from the coding sequence ATGAATCGGGCGGCTGTTACACTCGGCAGAAACAAAAGGCCTAGGGAATCATCACGTCTATCAGGTGATGAGCAGAGCATCCTTGATTTGATCCTAAGCAAAGAGGGCTCCGGCATTCAACCTAGAGAGATCAAATACCAGCTCAAGATCCCCGACCCCGTCATCACGAAAGCAACCAAAGCTCTCCTGGCTAATGGCAAGATCAAAGAGGTGAAAGGCATTCAGCGTGGCGGTGCAGCAAGGAAAATCTTGATGGGGGTCGAGTTTAAGCCAGCTGACGTAGTTAGTGGGGGCATCTGGTACGAGGATGGGAAGATCGACACCGGGTTTGTTGATGTTCTTAGAAGGTTCTGCCGCACGCAGGTGATGAAGAGCAAGGTTGCTACTGTGGAGGGGCTGCACAAGGCTGTGTCGGAGGGCAAAGTGGCTACCGTTGAAATCCCTAAGCCGCAGCTGACTGAGCTGCTGACTTCGATGGTGTTAGATAATGAATTGGTGGAGGTGAAGAGCACTGgttttggattatttttccGGATTCCTATAGGTGAAACGTGTTACAAGCTTCCGAGTGCAGCAGCAGGAGGGGCTAAAAAGGATTCGGTTACAGGTAAATTTGCTTCGATTCCTTGTGGCTCGTGTCCCAGGATTGCTGTGTGCACGCCCGATGGGGTCGTCTCCCCGACTACTTGTGTGTATTACAATCAGTGGTTAGACATCAAACTTTAA
- the LOC121779190 gene encoding uncharacterized protein LOC121779190 — translation MPSNVAMAEPPLTRPTSPTANEEESSTSGGLDEQSEGAEEVDNIITGSGDFATGELDLGGLKVQQISEYHKIWSTEGEGPNDAIATFFEPFIPDGFSMLGSYAQPNNRPLFGWTLVAKAADNSSDILKQPTDYTLVWSNGNNSIFNPAYFWLPIPPDGYKSLGLVVTTSPGKPSLDKIKCVRSNFTADAEIDDWIWGNVYGLRPKIRGAGAQGVSVGTFSLQSDAVSLSCLINTNPNYTTGKLNGFQMETLFQAYAPYIYFHPKEKYLPSSVEWFFNNGALLYTKGQESNPVGVESGGLNLPTGGSDDGL, via the exons ATGCCGAGCAACGTCGCGATGGCCGAGCCACCTCTGACTCGGCCTACTTCACCTACAGCTAATGAAGAAGAGTCATCGACCAGCGGAGGATTGGATGAGCAGTCTGAGGGAGCTGAGGAGGTCGACAACATCATCACTGGAA GTGGTGATTTTGCGACGGGAGAGCTTGATCTAGGAGGCCTAAAAGTGCAACAAATATCCGAATATCATAAAATTTGGTCGACCGAAGGAGAAGGCCCAAACGATGCAATCGCAACATTTTTCGAACCATTCATCCCCGATGGTTTCTCAATGCTCGGCAGCTACGCTCAGCCGAACAACCGGCCGCTTTTCGGCTGGACTTTGGTGGCCAAAGCCGCCGATAATTCATCGGATATTCTGAAGCAGCCGACTGATTACACTCTAGTCTGGTCTAACGGTAACAACTCCATCTTCAACCCCGCCTATTTCTGGCTCCCAATTCCGCCCGACGGTTACAAATCGCTCGGCCTCGTCGTCACCACCTCGCCGGGAAAGCCATCCCTAGACAAGATCAAATGCGTCAGATCCAACTTCACCGCCGATGCAGAGATCGACGATTGGATTTGGGGAAATGTATATGGATTGAGGCCTAAAATCAGAGGCGCCGGCGCGCAGGGGGTTAGTGTAGGCACATTCTCCCTCCAAAGCGACGCCGTTTCGTTGTCTTGTTTGATCAATACAAACCCTAATTACACAACCGGAAAGCTGAATGGATTTCAAATGGAAACCTTATTTCAAGCTTATGCACCCTACATTTATTTCCACCCCAAGGAAAAATACCTCCCTTCATCAGTTGAGTGGTTTTTCAACAACGGCGCGTTGCTATACACAAAAGGCCAGGAATCGAACCCGGTTGGGGTCGAGTCGGGGGGTCTGAACCTCCCTACGGGAGGTTCAGACGACGGCTTGTAG
- the LOC121779189 gene encoding uncharacterized protein LOC121779189, whose translation MDNILRSSSNVKSAAVPLPIDTVFKLPSPPPTWPPGGGFATGEMDLGGLQVRQVTTFQKISTTYKGGPADLGATFLEPSPIPDGFTMLGSYAQPNNQPLFGWVLVAKTNAVDTLGQILKQPTDYTLISTNDDAHFWLPTPPDGFRAIGLVVTASPEKPALDKICCVRADFTDEAETKSQIWGNVYVVRGSNAKSVSVGTFTIQGNDNNTLTPLSCLINKDSALSAMPNQAQIEAVFASYAPFMYFHPREKYLPSSVNWYFSNGALLFKKGEESNPVAVLPEGSNLPQGGTNDGLYWLDLPAEPDGTRVKMGDLPSAMAYLHFKPVLGGSATDIQVWVFYPFNGPAAAKVGPFKRVELGKIGEHVGDWEHVTLRISNLDGILRRVYFAEHGGGQWVDSSELEFSGGGNRFSVYSSRNGHAAYRKAGLVVQGGDFVGLRNDAAKSAVVMDTGARFAVVAGEGVVEPPWLNYYRKWGPTRSYDTVEELKNAGKFLPGFLKKQLAKLVNGLPPEVFGEDGPIGPKMKNNWDGDEK comes from the exons ATGGACAACATTCTCCGCTCCTCCTCCAACGTCAAATCCGCCGCCGTGCCTCTTCCAATCGACACCGTCTTCAAACTCCCTTCCCCACCGCCTACTTGGCCACCGGGCGGCGGCTTCGCAACGGGAGAGATGGATCTCGGCGGCCTCCAAGTCCGCCAAGTCACAACGTTTCAAAAAATCTCGACAACTTACAAAGGAGGCCCCGCCGATTTAGGCGCCACCTTTCTAGAACCTTCCCCAATACCGGATGGATTCACCATGCTCGGCAGCTACGCTCAGCCCAACAACCAACCGCTTTTCGGTTGGGTTTTGGTCGCTAAAACGAACGCAGTCGACACATTAGGTCAAATTCTGAAGCAGCCAACTGACTACACTCTCATCTCGACAAACGATGATGCCCACTTCTGGCTCCCGACTCCGCCCGACGGCTTCAGAGCCATCGGGCTAGTCGTCACCGCCTCGCCGGAGAAGCCGGCCCTGGACAAGATCTGCTGCGTCCGGGCCGACTTCACCGACGAGGCAGAGACCAAGAGCCAGATTTGGGGAAACGTGTATGTAGTAAGAGGGAGCAATGCCAAATCAGTAAGCGTGGGTACATTTACAATCCAAGGAAATGACAATAATACCCTTACTCCATTATCTTGTTTGATTAACAAGGACTCAGCTTTATCCGCCATGCCTAATCAAGCCCAAATTGAAGCTGTGTTTGCATCGTATGCTCCGTTTATGTACTTCCACCCTCGTGAAAAATACCTCCCTTCCTCTGTGAATTGGTATTTCAGCAACGGTGCCTTGCTGTTCAAGAAAGGGGAGGAGTCGAATCCGGTTGCGGTCCTACCGGAAGGTTCGAACCTCCCACAAGGCGGTACGAATGACGGGTTGTACTGGCTCGACCTCCCGGCAGAGCCAGACGGCACTAGGGTTAAAATGGGGGATTTGCCGAGCGCGATGGCTTATCTTCACTTCAAACCAGTTCTTGGCGGGTCAG CGACGGATATCCAGGTGTGGGTGTTCTACCCGTTCAACGGCCCGGCAGCTGCGAAGGTGGGGCCATTCAAAAGAGTCGAATTGGGGAAAATCGGCGAGCACGTGGGGGACTGGGAGCACGTGACACTGAGAATCAGCAATCTCGACGGGATTCTGCGGAGAGTTTACTTCGCGGAGCACGGCGGCGGGCAGTGGGTGGATTCGTCGGAACTCGAATTCAGTGGCGGCGGCAACAGATTTTCAGTGTATTCGTCGCGGAATGGGCACGCGGCGTATCGTAAGGCGGGGTTGGTTGTGCAGGGAGGGGATTTTGTGGGGTTAAGGAACGATGCGGCGAAGAGCGCGGTGGTGATGGACACGGGGGCGAGGTTCGCGGTGGTGGCCGGGGAGGGGGTGGTGGAGCCGCCGTGGCTGAATTACTACCGGAAATGGGGGCCCACGAGGAGTTATGATACCGTGGAGGAGTTGAAGAATGCTGGGAAATTCCTGCCGGGGTTTTTGAAGAAGCAGTTGGCGAAGTTGGTTAATGGGCTGCCGCCGGAAGTATTTGGGGAGGATGGGCCCATTGGGCCTAAGATGAAGAACAATTGGGATGGGGATGAGAAATGA